The genomic region TCCCATGTGGTTTGATGGTGGGACAAATTAGAGTACGATGCACCGCTACTGCCACGATCTGCCCAAGGACGACCGTTAAAACCCAGCATCATTTTGGCGTGAGTTGCTTGATCGAGTTTATTAATTGCTTCCCGCTTCCAATCTGGTAGTTCTAGGTTTGCGTCTAGTTCGACTTGACGCAGTAGTGGAAAAGGAATTGCTAAGACTACGGCATCGTATGCGACATCAATCGTGCGATCGCCGTTGTCGAAAGTGACTTCTATGCGGTTTGTTGAATTCTTGCGTACCCTCACCAGTCTCATCCCCAACTCAATCTGCCCTTGGAGTTCTTGGCTTAATCCTCGGACGATTTGCTCGTTACCCTCAACGATGTGATAACGCTCGTCACTAAAAATTTGAAAGGGAGAAGCTTGTGATGTTTCAATGTCTCGTACCACCAACAAAAAATTCAGACAGCTTTGTTCTTCCAACTCCAGCCCATATTCTGCCATATAGGCTGCATTCATCGCAGCCTTAATTGTATCTCCTACTTGGCGTTTTTCTAGATATTCCAATAAATTGATTTTGTCAAACCGTGCATCCGCTGACGTAAAGCAATCTACAGTTGGTGTGGCGGATATTTCTTGTAAATCTCGTGTTACTTCAGCTAGAAACGCTTGATATTCCTCTAAAATCGCTGACTGAGTGTAATGCTGTCCGTTGAAATAGCAAGCGAATTCTCCTGGCTGCTGAGACACGTCTTCCAGCGTCAGTTGAAATTGTCGCGCCCAGCGCAGGATGGTTTTGTTTTGGCTGTCGATCAGTTCTCCACCGCGTTCGATGACTTGGTGGGGAAATTTCGCGGCTCCAGGGAATGTTTTACCGAGCGAATAGCACCGTCCGCCAATGCGATCGCCCGCTTCGTAAATTGTGGCAGATATCCCTTGCTGTTTTAGTTCGTAGCCACAAGCTAAACCTGCTAATCCCGCGCCGACAATGCCAATTTTGACATCTCGCTCCCACTGGGGCGAGACGTAAGAGCGCTCTAGCTGCATCGCTACGTTCCCCAAAGCTGTTCCCCTTAGTTGGGTTTCTCTTTCCCGTACCGTGGATTGAGCAGCGCTGGCTTGCATCTGAGCTATCTGTTCGATACCCTGACTGATTGAGAGATGATTTTTTTTGGCGTAAATTCCGATTTTTATAGCACGTTTAAGGTCTTGAAACAACAATGAACGACCCATAGATTTCTTTTAAAAGTTTGATTGAAGTTGTTTAGGTACGATCGCGCTTTGACTAGTGGCTGTAGTGGCGATCGGGAAAACACGTTTAATTTTACTGCCCCGTCAAAATTTTTTATGGTACTTAATTTAGATGAAGCGATCGCTGAAGCATCTGCTTAGTATTCTCCTGCACTCAAAAGAATAATTCCGGCAACAATCAAAGATACACCAAATAGGTTGCCATGAGAATAGCTTTCGCGAAAAAGTAAAGCTCCAACTAAAAATGCCAAAATAAATTCTAACCCAACCACGAAAAGATAGGTGACTCCTAAACTAGAGTCGTTCATGGCTATGGCTTCAATACTAGCCCCGGCAATTAAAAAGAAATAAACTAGCAAACTAGGTACGAGTTCAGATAGTCCCTTGGAAAGTTTCATATACATTCCACCCAAGGTATAAGCAAATGCAGCAACTAACACCATTATTAAATACATAAACTCGCTCCTTTAAACTTGAAATTTTACAACCAGACGTTTTTTTGTTTTTTTATAGCCTAGTGAATTCAGCTACACTTGTTATTTTTACTATCAAATAAATTGATTTATTTACATAAAAGCTTCGCATTCTTATATCGCGTCAATACTCAACAACCGCCAAAAATCTTTCAGATTTTTTTTAAGTTTTTCAAAATCCTTAAAAAATATATATTAGATTCATTATTGGAACCACAGTATTTTTACGGGCAATAGTCAAAAACAAGCTGAACTTTAAGAAAAACTTGCGAGTCGATTCAGTGAAAATGCCGATTTAACGAAATACTGAACTTCCACGGACTGTAAAAACGATTGTTCGACTGAAAATCAGCTACTAATTACGGATAAGTAAGATGCTAAATCCGATTATCTTCATAGAGATTTAATACTGAACCCCTTTAGTAGCGGTAGATTCAGCAGAACGGTTTTTGAGCTAGTTTTACAAGAAGAGAGTTGTCTATTCCTAGTTGCCGACAGTTATGAATTTATAATTTCTTTATGTTTGAGAAGGTTTAAATCTGCTGTTTACTAGCTTCGATTGGTAACTTATTAGTTGTTCTTATGAAAGTTAAAAAATAATTTTATCGATTAGTACAGTTAATTACCTAAAATTTGCTGTACGACCTATTTCTGTTGACTTGCACTGACACTCAAATCTTTCTCAAGACTCATAGATATCGGTCTTAAGATAGGCGCTCGCCAGCTCGAAAATCTGACTGACGAACGATGTTAGATCTCTCGTTCATCCTACAAGCTGTACGTATAAATACTTTACATCCTGCTTGCAGGAGAAATTACGAGTAGTTTTAGTAGGAGATTGATATGAGCATCGAAAAAAGAGTTGAAGCAGTTGCTAAGAACGTTGAAGGCAAAGTTCAAGAAGCGATGAGCGAGCTGACAGGCGATCCCAAAGATAAGTTGGAAGGACAAGCAAAACAAGAGGATGCAGCCACAATGCACGCTCAAGAAGATGTTAAAGATAAAGCTAAAGATTTCATCGACAAAACTTTTTAAGCGTCAAACTCTCAAGAGTTAGGCGCGATTGGAGTTGGCAAGAGGTTAAGTTGTCTCTTGCCTTTATTTATTAGGAGTCGGGAGTGGAGGGACAAGGAAGACAAGGGAGAGGGGGGAGCAATTCTAGCCACTAGCCACCAGTCACCAGCCACTGTCAACTAACAACTGACAACTGACGATCGAGTTGTTCGATCGCGCGATCGAGTAGTTCTAACCCCTCAGTCACAGACTCGATAACGCTGAGTTGACCGCGTAATTCAGCTGCACCGTTAAAACCTTTAGCGTACCATGTCATATGTTTGCGGGCTTGACGCACACCGCGATCGCCCTTGTACTCCCACAGTGCTTGCAGATGTTCTCTAGCACATTGCAAGAGTTCGACTGGTGTAGGAGACGGTAATTCTCGTCCTGTCTTGAGAAAGTAATCGACTTCTCCAACTAAAAACGGATAGCCTAGCGTCCCTCGCGAACACATCACCCCATCTGCACCTGTCTGTTCCAAACACTTCACGGCTGCTGCTACAGAAAAAATATCGCCATTGCCAATCACGGGAATTGACAGCACTTCCTTAACCCGTGCAATCCATTCCCACTTCGCCGCACCATTGTAGCCTTGGGCGCGGGTACGTCCGTGAACGGTAATCATTTGCGCCCCCGCATCTTCCATCCGTTTGGCAAAGTCTAGGATGGTTATTTCTTTATCCGTCCAACCAATGCGAGTTTTTACCGTCACTGGTACATCGACGGCTTGCACCACAGAACGGACAATCGCTTCCGCAACTTCTGGTTGTCGCAACAGCGAAGAACCACCACCATTTTTGGTAATTTTATTGACCGGGCAACCCATATTAATATCAACTGTATCTGCCCCCTCTTCCACAGCTTTGATGGCTGCTTCTGCCAAAAAGTCAGGGCGACAGTCAAATAATTGAATGCTAATTGGCTTTTCCTGCGGTTCTACCTCCATAATTTTAGGTAGCTCTTTGACGTAGTGCAGCCCGGTAGCATTCACCATTTCGGTGTACATCATTGACTCTGGAGCATAGCGTCGCACTAAGCGGCGAAACACCAAGTCAGTTACACCTGATAGCGGTGACTGTAAGACTCGACTATTAACTTCAAACGAGCCGATTTTTAAAGGTGTTGAAAGTCTAGCTTGCAAGCTAGGAGATAGGGCAACCATAGGAACGAAAGGAGTTAGAGTTTCTACTTTAACGAGAAAAAGCGTTCGTTTGGCGCGATCGCCCGCTCGAGGTCTTCATTTTGCGCGATCGCTAATAAATCTTAGCAGAAGCAAATTAAAGGATATATACAAATATTACGAAATAATTCTGGCGATTGCGAATAGTTTGCAAGTTCAGAAATAATAAAAACGAAGATAATTAAAATTTCCATTCACTGCGATCGCATCTGCTTGAAACTGTTGGTGCATGACTTGGCAGGCTCATCGTAACAGTTTTCTCCGTTGAAGCGATCGAAATATTGGTAAAGAGGGAATCCCCATCTTTGCAGCGCTGTTTCACGTCCGAATTTGGCTTGGGAGTCAGGATCGTTCTTTCATTTTTGAGCGCTTAATTTGAAGTTTTGTAACAGAAGCTTTTTCACAAGCTATCTCGACTTTCAGTAGACCGATTTGAAAGTGAGGATAATAAATAATGATCGAAACTGCAAGCGATCGCAAAGCCCAATATCCTTGGTGGGCTGGTAATGCGCGCCTAACTAATTTATCGGGCACATTTTTGACTGCTCATATTGCCCATGCTGCGATCGTAGCCTTTAGTATTGGTGCGCTGATACTGTTAGAAATTAGTCGATATTCTCCTGACCGTCCGATGTCAGAACAAGGGTTATTTCTCTTACCTCGACTGGCTACACAAGGATGGAGTCAGGTTTCTGGTGGTCAAGTGACTGACACTTATCCCTTTTTTGCTTTTGGAGTTGTACTGCTTGTTTCCGCCGCAGTTTTTACAGCAGGCACTCTATTTCACCGCTGGCAAGTTCCGGCAAGCTTAGAAGAGTCCAAAAATCCTCTAGCGCGGCAATATCATTTTAGTTGGGACAACCCTAAAAAATTGAGTTTTATTTTAGGAAACCACTTAATTTTCTTAGGAATAGGGGCTTTGTTGTTAGTAGCAAAAGCCATGTTTTTTGGCGGACTTTACGATGCTAATATCGGACAAGTGCGCGTCGTTACCGACCCAACTTTAAATCCTGGAATAATTATAGACCGCATCGGTCATCTATTTGATGTCAACAATCTCGAAGATGTTGTTGGCGGTCACATTTATGTTGGTGCGCTGTTAATTGTGGCAGGAATGTGGCATGTCATTACAGAACCGTGGGATTGGGTCAAACGACGTTTTCTCTTCTCTGGTAACGCCATTCTTTCTTACTCTCTATTTAGTCTTGCTTTGACAGGATTTGCTGGCTCTTACTTTTGCGGATTTAATACCCTCGCCTATCCAGTTGAGTTCTACGGTGCGCCCTTAAGCCTCAAATCGTCCTTATTACCCCACTACTTCGACCCAAATCAACTAGAACCTACAACTCGCGTTTGGTTGGCAAATACCTACTTTTACCTATCGTTCTTCACTCTTCAGGGTTCTCTCTGGCATTTTGGATTGGCATCTGGTTACTTTGAACCCGTTCTACAATCTTGGAAAGCAGCTTTCTCGGAAATTAGAACTGCAAATTTAACATATCAGCGAGCTTTCAACCACCAGTCTCAACCCAATTGGAATACATTCTATGAATCTCCTCAAGTTGAGCTTCAGCCAGCTTTTGCTGACCAAGAATCTGCTCAAAAATCTTTGAACTATCTCTACGAAACCTCTTCAAATTCAGTTGCATCCACAAGGACAAAATTACAGCCCAATCATCGACAAGTGCTTTACCAATTCAACTATCCCAACGACGAAGGAAAGACTTTTTACGAAAGTTCTAATGGGGAGAAATCAAAATTAGAATATCCCTCCCCCATGCCTCAGAATCTTTACGAGGCTACTTACCAAAAACAAAAATCTAGCAAGTTGTATGGGGGTTAACAGTTATCAGTTAACAGTTATCAGTTGTCAGTGGTTAGTGGCTAGTGACTGGTGACTAGCGGCTAGAGCTAAAAATCTAGCATTCAAACTAAAAAGCCCCCTTGTTCAGGGGGGGTTGGAAGGATCTAAAAGCCCCCCTTAACAAGGGGGGTTGGGGGGATCTAAACGACCTAGTGCTAGCTACTGGTCACTGACTTAAACCACTACAAATGTGGTCTAAATGCGTCCCAACTTCTTGCCCAGCTTCCGCACCAACTAGACGAGTCGTGACTTCCTTCATTGCTTGAACCGCTTGCACGGTTGGTTGAATCGGAACACCTAGAGTACTGAAAGTTTCCTTCAAACCAAAAAGTACCCGCTCTTCAATAATGGAAGGATCGTCAGCTAACATCGCGTAGGTAGCATAACGCAAGAATAGGGTTAGATCGCGAATGCAGGCTGCATAGCGACGAGTAGGATACATATTACCTCCAGGACAGGTGATATCTCCATATAAAAGCGAATTTGCCACCGCTTGACTGACAATACCAGAGGCATTTTCACTGATAGTAGCAGCTGCTTTCACGCGCAATTCACCTGTTTGGAAATATTTTCTCAACTTTTCCAACTCAGGTGTGTCGAGATATTTACCTTGTCGATCCGCAGGATTGATAACAGAAGTAATCGTGTCTTGCATGGTTTTTCTCCAACCGAGATTTCGTTTTTAATTGGTAGATTTATGTGTTGAGAATTTGCACTTTTGAGCTATCTAACTCTTAGCAAAGAGAAGCTCTAATTAGTTCACCAAAACCTAATACATGGCTCGAATTAAGTAATCGAAATAAGGTTTGACAAGATCGGCTTCTTCGCGACTCATTAAACCTGTAGCTACCTCTTTTAAAGAGCGCATACAACTGCCAATGTTACTGACAGGAACACCCAGGGATACATACATTTCCCGCATTCCATTTATGCCGATATCATCTAAGGGCTTCATGTTTCCAGCTAATACGGCATATGTAATAAGTCGGAGATACCAAGCTTGATCTCTTTGACATAAGGCTGTTTTCTTCGAATCGCCGCTATTGCTGGGAGTATTCGGTATCACCTTCCAAAATCTTTGGCTACCCTCTTGGACAATTTTTTGTTCGTTTTGCGATAGGATTTGCGCTACTTTAAGTCGCGTCTCTCCAGTTTTAAAAAAATCTTGTAGTTTATCTAATTCCGTGCGGCTAAGAAAGCGATCGGCTTCATCAGACTGAGCTATAACTTGGGCAACAAGGCTCATTATTTTATCCTCCCGTAAGATAGGACGAAACCAGTTTTCTCTAAAACAATTGTTGACTTTATTGTTGCAAAAGTCATTAGCATTTTTCACAACTTAATAAACAATTTTATAACTTAACAAATAAGATATTTCTTGCTTGAATATAGATTAATTTCTATAGTAAAAATTCTAAACTTGGGTTTCAATATTAATTGACTTAACTCTCATGTAACAATAGAGTTTGGGTTATGAAACCCTGACAGGTTCTATTGCTAAGTCATTAGTAAAAATGAGCGATCGCAACTTATATCTAGCTTTATATCCAGCTTCTTCAGGCTAGAAAACATTACGCTCTTTTTGCCTGTTTTCTTGTTTGCTTTTGGACGATTATCAAAACTCTCAGCCTGGATGTAGCAATTCCAAAATTAGAATTAACCGTCAGGCGATCGCAGATTTTGTAAAAATCAATACAATTTCCAACCCGTGTAACCTTACCAAATCAGCCGATCGCTCCCTCTGAAAAAAAATTCACTACAGTTCTTGACAAGATAGAATAGACGTGGCATGATGATAAATCGTCCGACTAAGGGACTGTAGTTCAATTGGTTAGAGCACCGCCCTGTCACGGCGGAAGTTGCGGGTTCGAGCCCCGTCAGTCCCGTTAAAATGTATTGATCTAGAGACGTTCAACGTAACGCCTCTATATTGGTTTAACCTAAATCACCTGGATCTATGATTCGCGTTCGTATTGCTCCCAGTCCCACTGGTAACTTACACATCGGTACAGCAAGAACCGCAGTATTTAATTGGCTGTTCGCCCGCCATCACGGGGGACAGTTTATTTTACGGGTTGAGGACACGGATACGGAGCGATCGCGCCCTGAATATACTCAAAACATTCTCGACGGATTAAACTGGCTCGGTATGCACTGGGATGAAGGTCCCATATTTCAGTCAGATCGCATAGATATCTACAAGCAACGAGTACAAGACTTACTCGATAAAGGCTTGGCATATCGCTGTTATACCACCGAGGCAGAATTGGAAGAAATGCGGGCAGCGCAAAAAGCTAGAAATGAAGCACCCCGTTACGATAACCGCCACCGAAATTTAACCTCAGAACAAGAAGCAGCTTTTACAGATGAAGGTCGTCGTCCCGTAATTCGGTTTAAAATTGACGACGATCGCGAAATTGTCTGGCACGATCTGGTACGGGGAGAGATGCGCTGGCGGGGTAGTGACTTGGGCGGCGATATGGTGATTGCTCGTCGTTCGGAAGATGCTAGTATCGGTCAACCTCTGTATAACTTTGCTGTTGTCGTGGATGACATGGATATGAACATTACCCATGTGATTCGCGGTGAAGATCACATTGCCAATACAGCCAAACAAATTCTGCTTTACGAAGCTTTCGGCGCAGCCATACCAGAATTCGCCCATACGCCCTTAATTTTGAATATGACAGGGCAGAAACTTTCTAAGCGAGATGGGGTGACATCCATTTCTGACTTTAAAAAAATGGGTTTTGTGGCAGAGGCGATCGTCAATTACATGACATTATTAGGCTGGTCGCCACCCGATTCTACCCAAGAAATCTTTACTCTAGAGGAAGCGGCAAAGCTATTTAGTTTCGATCGGGTAAATAAGGCTGGGGCAAAATTTGACTGGGCAAAGCTGGATTGGATTAACAGTCAATACCTGCATCATATGCCTGTGGATAAGTTAACCGATCTGCTGATACCCTACTGGCAAGAAGCAGGATACGAGTTCGATCCGGTGGGAGATCGCCCTTGGTTGGAGAAAATTACAGCCCTTGTGGGCGCGAGTTTGACGCGGCTACCGGATGCTGTGGATATGTGTCGGTTATTCTTTGTCAAATCTGTAGAGTTCAGTCAGGAAGCAACCGAACAACTCAAGCAAGCGGGGGCTGATGCTGTGGTGCAAAGCATTGTCACTGCCCTGGATGGTACGACCGAATTAACCGCAGAGCGCACCCAGGAGATCGTTAAACAGGTGATGAAGGAGCAAAACGTCAAAAAAGGCTTGGTGATGCGATCGCTCCGGGCTGCCCTCACAGGCGACTTACACGGTCCCGATCTCGTTGAATCGTGGCTGATTTTGCACCAAAAAGAATTGGATAAAAAACGGTTGCAAGAGGCGATCGCGAAATAAGAAGATCCCCCTAAATCCCCCTTTTTAAGGGGGGCTTTGCAAGATATTTATGCCCCCCTTAAAAAGGGGGACTTTGCAAGATATTTATGCCCCCCTTTCTAAGGGGGGTTGGGGGGATCTAAAATCTCAAACTAGGATAGAAAAGTATGCAAACTACCAGCCAAATTTACCTTCCAGAAATGGGCTGCGGTACGTGGGCATGGGGTAATCGCTTGCTCTGGGGCTACGATGAAAGCATGGACGACCAGTTACAAGCGGTTTTCGATCTCTGTGTCAGCAACGACGTAACTTTATTCGATACAGGCGATTCTTATGGTACTGGGCGCTTAAATGGACGCAGCGAGAAGTTGTTGGGACAATTTGCGAGAGAATATCAGGGAATTGAGAAAGAAAATATTTGTATTGCCACTAAACTAGCTGCTTATCCCTGGAGATTGACCCGTCAATCGATGATTAAGGCTGCCAAAGCTTCAGCGCAACGTTTGGGTAGAAATGTTGATTTGGTGCAAATGCATTGGTCTACAGCTAATTATGCCCCTTGGCAAGAGTGGGTATTATTGGATGGTCTTGCCGACTTGTACGAACAAGGGTTAGTTAAGGGAATCGGTTTATCAAATTATGGTTCTCAACGGCTGAAACAAGTCTATAAAAAGTTGCGCGATCGCGGCGTTCCGATCGCTACGCTACAAGTTCAGTATTCGTTGCTATCGACCTATCCTGTCACCCAATTAGGTATTAAAGATGTATGCGACGAATTGGGAATAAAATTAATTGCCTATAGCCCCTTGGCTTTGGGAATCTTGACTGGAAAGTATACTGAGAAAAGTTCATTTCCCAAAGGAATTCGCGGTGTATTATTTCGGCAGCTATTACCAGGAATTCGCCCCTTGCTAGGATGTTTGCAAGAGATTGCCAGTTTGAGAAGTAAAACTATGTCTCAAATTGCAATTAATTGGTGTATGTGTAAAGGAACTATTCCAATTCCTGGAGCGAAAACTGTAGCACAAGCGAAGGAGAATATTGGTGCTTTGGGTTGGCGATTGGATGCTAGTGAAGTTATCGCACTCGATCGCGCTGCGGCAAGTACGGATAAGAAAATGGTACAAAATATTTTTCAGACAAAATAGTTAAAAGTCAAAAGTTAAAAGTTAAAAGTCAAAACTGAGAAGTCAGAAGAATATATACAAGCACGCACCACGCACCACTAGCGTACATTAATATTTTTACTATTAAATAAAA from Scytonema millei VB511283 harbors:
- a CDS encoding flavin monoamine oxidase family protein translates to MGRSLLFQDLKRAIKIGIYAKKNHLSISQGIEQIAQMQASAAQSTVRERETQLRGTALGNVAMQLERSYVSPQWERDVKIGIVGAGLAGLACGYELKQQGISATIYEAGDRIGGRCYSLGKTFPGAAKFPHQVIERGGELIDSQNKTILRWARQFQLTLEDVSQQPGEFACYFNGQHYTQSAILEEYQAFLAEVTRDLQEISATPTVDCFTSADARFDKINLLEYLEKRQVGDTIKAAMNAAYMAEYGLELEEQSCLNFLLVVRDIETSQASPFQIFSDERYHIVEGNEQIVRGLSQELQGQIELGMRLVRVRKNSTNRIEVTFDNGDRTIDVAYDAVVLAIPFPLLRQVELDANLELPDWKREAINKLDQATHAKMMLGFNGRPWADRGSSGASYSNLSHHQTTWETNPSQASRDRAILVDFSSGTRGATLDPNRVQTEAHLFLKDLEKVYPGAIAQATRDRAGDLFVHLENWTANPFAQGSYSCYKPGQFTTICGNEGKPVDNLFFAGEHTNSFYEWQGYMEGAALSGIKAASDILQHLKLTILRC
- a CDS encoding DMT family transporter encodes the protein MYLIMVLVAAFAYTLGGMYMKLSKGLSELVPSLLVYFFLIAGASIEAIAMNDSSLGVTYLFVVGLEFILAFLVGALLFRESYSHGNLFGVSLIVAGIILLSAGEY
- a CDS encoding CsbD family protein, with protein sequence MSIEKRVEAVAKNVEGKVQEAMSELTGDPKDKLEGQAKQEDAATMHAQEDVKDKAKDFIDKTF
- the dusB gene encoding tRNA dihydrouridine synthase DusB, whose product is MVALSPSLQARLSTPLKIGSFEVNSRVLQSPLSGVTDLVFRRLVRRYAPESMMYTEMVNATGLHYVKELPKIMEVEPQEKPISIQLFDCRPDFLAEAAIKAVEEGADTVDINMGCPVNKITKNGGGSSLLRQPEVAEAIVRSVVQAVDVPVTVKTRIGWTDKEITILDFAKRMEDAGAQMITVHGRTRAQGYNGAAKWEWIARVKEVLSIPVIGNGDIFSVAAAVKCLEQTGADGVMCSRGTLGYPFLVGEVDYFLKTGRELPSPTPVELLQCAREHLQALWEYKGDRGVRQARKHMTWYAKGFNGAAELRGQLSVIESVTEGLELLDRAIEQLDRQLSVVS
- a CDS encoding chlorophyll a/b binding light-harvesting protein, which produces MIETASDRKAQYPWWAGNARLTNLSGTFLTAHIAHAAIVAFSIGALILLEISRYSPDRPMSEQGLFLLPRLATQGWSQVSGGQVTDTYPFFAFGVVLLVSAAVFTAGTLFHRWQVPASLEESKNPLARQYHFSWDNPKKLSFILGNHLIFLGIGALLLVAKAMFFGGLYDANIGQVRVVTDPTLNPGIIIDRIGHLFDVNNLEDVVGGHIYVGALLIVAGMWHVITEPWDWVKRRFLFSGNAILSYSLFSLALTGFAGSYFCGFNTLAYPVEFYGAPLSLKSSLLPHYFDPNQLEPTTRVWLANTYFYLSFFTLQGSLWHFGLASGYFEPVLQSWKAAFSEIRTANLTYQRAFNHQSQPNWNTFYESPQVELQPAFADQESAQKSLNYLYETSSNSVASTRTKLQPNHRQVLYQFNYPNDEGKTFYESSNGEKSKLEYPSPMPQNLYEATYQKQKSSKLYGG
- a CDS encoding allophycocyanin subunit beta, with product MQDTITSVINPADRQGKYLDTPELEKLRKYFQTGELRVKAAATISENASGIVSQAVANSLLYGDITCPGGNMYPTRRYAACIRDLTLFLRYATYAMLADDPSIIEERVLFGLKETFSTLGVPIQPTVQAVQAMKEVTTRLVGAEAGQEVGTHLDHICSGLSQ
- the apcD gene encoding allophycocyanin subunit alpha-B; the protein is MSLVAQVIAQSDEADRFLSRTELDKLQDFFKTGETRLKVAQILSQNEQKIVQEGSQRFWKVIPNTPSNSGDSKKTALCQRDQAWYLRLITYAVLAGNMKPLDDIGINGMREMYVSLGVPVSNIGSCMRSLKEVATGLMSREEADLVKPYFDYLIRAMY
- the gltX gene encoding glutamate--tRNA ligase, coding for MIRVRIAPSPTGNLHIGTARTAVFNWLFARHHGGQFILRVEDTDTERSRPEYTQNILDGLNWLGMHWDEGPIFQSDRIDIYKQRVQDLLDKGLAYRCYTTEAELEEMRAAQKARNEAPRYDNRHRNLTSEQEAAFTDEGRRPVIRFKIDDDREIVWHDLVRGEMRWRGSDLGGDMVIARRSEDASIGQPLYNFAVVVDDMDMNITHVIRGEDHIANTAKQILLYEAFGAAIPEFAHTPLILNMTGQKLSKRDGVTSISDFKKMGFVAEAIVNYMTLLGWSPPDSTQEIFTLEEAAKLFSFDRVNKAGAKFDWAKLDWINSQYLHHMPVDKLTDLLIPYWQEAGYEFDPVGDRPWLEKITALVGASLTRLPDAVDMCRLFFVKSVEFSQEATEQLKQAGADAVVQSIVTALDGTTELTAERTQEIVKQVMKEQNVKKGLVMRSLRAALTGDLHGPDLVESWLILHQKELDKKRLQEAIAK
- a CDS encoding aldo/keto reductase → MQTTSQIYLPEMGCGTWAWGNRLLWGYDESMDDQLQAVFDLCVSNDVTLFDTGDSYGTGRLNGRSEKLLGQFAREYQGIEKENICIATKLAAYPWRLTRQSMIKAAKASAQRLGRNVDLVQMHWSTANYAPWQEWVLLDGLADLYEQGLVKGIGLSNYGSQRLKQVYKKLRDRGVPIATLQVQYSLLSTYPVTQLGIKDVCDELGIKLIAYSPLALGILTGKYTEKSSFPKGIRGVLFRQLLPGIRPLLGCLQEIASLRSKTMSQIAINWCMCKGTIPIPGAKTVAQAKENIGALGWRLDASEVIALDRAAASTDKKMVQNIFQTK